In Spirobacillus cienkowskii, a genomic segment contains:
- a CDS encoding tetratricopeptide repeat protein, with the protein MTRNLLAFFVVLLLVPFGMLACTQQNIFSSSIVSLQNLAKADMEQGRYSDAQTKLQQEIAANPTNYIAVSLLAACYAAQGNIILYQILVVKVFSLNADPNTNPIGFAKLLLPTPTATVLTQNALANSTMDLIPVLNKTSDMQFQHYMFASVYLFLQIIDAVNILQGGGVVAPAQLTQILNSLNYANSLSNGSGNFIVSALSALTNGIQNSPGATQEDKLANYLFLFV; encoded by the coding sequence ATGACTCGCAACCTTTTGGCCTTTTTTGTAGTGTTACTTTTGGTACCTTTTGGAATGCTTGCGTGCACACAACAAAATATTTTTTCAAGCAGTATTGTATCATTGCAAAATCTGGCTAAGGCCGACATGGAGCAGGGTCGCTACAGTGATGCGCAAACAAAGTTACAACAAGAAATTGCCGCAAACCCAACAAATTATATTGCTGTTTCGTTGCTTGCGGCCTGTTACGCGGCACAAGGAAATATTATTTTATATCAAATTTTAGTGGTAAAAGTATTTTCACTCAATGCCGACCCTAACACCAACCCCATCGGTTTTGCAAAATTATTATTGCCAACTCCTACAGCAACAGTGCTGACACAAAATGCTTTAGCAAATAGCACAATGGATTTAATACCTGTTCTCAATAAAACTTCAGATATGCAATTTCAGCATTACATGTTTGCGTCTGTTTATTTGTTTTTACAAATTATTGATGCAGTCAACATTTTGCAAGGAGGAGGGGTTGTGGCACCGGCACAGCTAACACAAATTCTCAACTCATTAAATTACGCAAATTCTTTAAGCAATGGGAGCGGTAATTTTATTGTCAGTGCGTTGTCTGCGTTAACAAATGGAATACAAAACTCTCCGGGAGCAACTCAAGAAGACAAATTGGCAAACTATCTTTTTCTGTTTGTTTAA
- a CDS encoding gamma carbonic anhydrase family protein has translation MTPPHNVKPNNRSPLASIVGYCGIVPKLAPSVFLADGARVIGSVSMQENCSVWFNAVVRGDVNSIVIGANTNIQDNAIVHCTYSKFSTTIGQNVSIGHLAIVHGCIVEDGCLIGMGATVMDGAVVGKESIIGAGSIVTQGVKIPPRSLAIGAPAKVIRQVTDKEYESILATTYRYIEYANGYNFNLGGA, from the coding sequence ATGACCCCTCCCCACAATGTAAAGCCAAACAACCGCAGCCCGTTGGCATCAATTGTTGGCTATTGCGGCATAGTGCCAAAGCTTGCGCCTTCGGTGTTTTTAGCCGATGGCGCACGAGTGATTGGCAGTGTGTCAATGCAAGAAAACTGTAGTGTGTGGTTTAACGCGGTCGTCCGCGGCGATGTCAACAGCATTGTGATTGGCGCCAACACCAATATTCAAGACAACGCCATTGTGCACTGTACCTACAGCAAATTTTCAACAACCATTGGACAAAATGTGAGCATTGGGCATTTGGCAATTGTGCATGGCTGCATCGTTGAAGATGGCTGCCTGATTGGAATGGGCGCCACCGTCATGGACGGGGCGGTTGTTGGCAAAGAAAGTATTATTGGAGCCGGCAGCATTGTCACTCAAGGGGTAAAAATTCCTCCCCGTAGTTTGGCAATAGGCGCACCTGCAAAAGTAATTCGACAAGTCACCGACAAAGAATACGAAAGCATATTAGCAACCACTTACCGTTATATCGAATATGCCAATGGGTATAACTTTAACCTTGGTGGTGCGTGA
- a CDS encoding YfbR-like 5'-deoxynucleotidase has translation MHNLLPSKLGKLKIVCALPLFSNSICIKKQSAAEHGFTQIVLNMILAPHLQFSVAEQCDFLELAIFCELPKAYLGDSNMWVQQQHANLKSSYESTKSKYWLETEKSFGLETSRCANLYGLLAIVESFASMLFIEKECLLGNQYFAQERYKTQYDTYRRLVLAHDNMAKTHPCSNHNPPLHTVAVNWEHAVYLLDSIYSEAFRALREEGIAGFTCTFLGVVEKLKEHPLFKGWSSHFPESVGEHTFQVVFLCRLLASKLSLPVKLRVQLYHVAVLHGLAEVYAREVVYPVHFKEREVTKLHHSIEQKLITRICERFRLTLTNDPRLLAIVDICDHFVTQLYCDREVRSGNVQFKILQNTLNIKHELYVKDFPEVFHALDDLWLEYASNF, from the coding sequence ATGCACAATTTACTTCCAAGCAAGCTCGGCAAATTAAAAATTGTGTGTGCGTTGCCTTTATTTTCTAATTCTATTTGTATTAAAAAACAGTCGGCAGCAGAACATGGCTTTACGCAAATTGTATTAAACATGATTTTAGCCCCACATTTGCAATTTTCGGTGGCAGAACAATGCGACTTTTTAGAATTGGCAATTTTTTGTGAGCTTCCTAAAGCGTATTTAGGCGATTCCAATATGTGGGTGCAACAGCAACATGCCAATTTAAAAAGCAGTTACGAGAGCACCAAAAGCAAATATTGGCTCGAAACCGAAAAGTCTTTTGGGCTCGAAACCTCTCGCTGTGCCAATTTGTACGGCTTACTTGCTATTGTCGAATCGTTTGCCTCGATGTTGTTTATTGAAAAAGAATGTTTGCTTGGCAATCAATACTTTGCACAAGAGCGCTACAAAACCCAGTATGATACATACCGCAGGTTGGTGCTTGCCCACGACAACATGGCCAAAACGCATCCATGTAGCAATCACAACCCCCCTCTGCACACCGTTGCTGTCAATTGGGAACATGCAGTGTATTTGCTGGATAGCATTTACTCCGAAGCCTTTCGCGCCTTGCGCGAAGAAGGCATTGCAGGATTTACCTGCACCTTTTTAGGAGTGGTCGAAAAGCTTAAAGAACATCCGTTATTTAAGGGTTGGAGTTCGCATTTTCCAGAAAGCGTGGGCGAGCATACGTTTCAGGTTGTGTTTTTGTGTCGGTTGCTTGCAAGCAAACTCAGTTTACCCGTAAAGCTTCGGGTGCAGTTGTATCATGTGGCGGTGTTGCATGGACTTGCAGAAGTGTATGCCCGCGAGGTGGTTTACCCAGTGCATTTTAAGGAGCGCGAGGTCACCAAGTTGCATCATTCTATTGAGCAAAAGCTTATTACACGCATTTGCGAGCGGTTTCGCTTAACGTTAACAAACGATCCGCGTTTGCTTGCAATTGTGGATATTTGTGATCACTTTGTCACACAATTGTACTGCGACCGCGAAGTGCGCAGTGGTAACGTTCAATTTAAGATTTTGCAAAATACTCTCAATATCAAACACGAGCTGTATGTAAAAGATTTTCCAGAAGTGTTTCATGCTCTTGATGATTTGTGGCTTGAGTACGCCAGCAACTTTTAA